In Candidatus Nitronauta litoralis, one DNA window encodes the following:
- the kbl gene encoding glycine C-acetyltransferase — MQSDPVNIFKQELETIHSAGLYKDERILLSPQQTHIQTQQGTVLNFCANNYLGLANHPVLIQAGKEALDQYGFGMASVRFICGTNDIHKKLEGRISEFLKMEDAILYSSCFDANTGLFETLFDEKDAILSDRLNHASIIDGTRLCKAMRFRYQHSDLNHLETQLKRASKYRLRVIATDGVFSMDGDVARLKEICDLADQYGAMVMVDDSHATGFFGPTGRGSIDEQEVMERVDIVTSTFGKALGGSSGGFTAGRKEMIDLLRQRSRPYLFSNSLSPIVAAVTHRAIDLIEESPELIEKIQRNTLYFRDKLKQEGLTVMPGTHPIVPLMLGDARLAHTMAEELLKNGIYVIGFSFPVVPKDKARIRFQISAAHEKTDIDFLVEAIKKVLHMPSV, encoded by the coding sequence ATGCAATCCGATCCCGTTAATATTTTTAAACAAGAGCTGGAAACCATCCACTCGGCAGGATTGTATAAGGATGAGCGTATTCTGCTCTCCCCCCAGCAAACTCATATCCAAACACAGCAAGGCACCGTTCTCAATTTTTGTGCCAACAACTATTTGGGACTGGCTAATCACCCGGTTTTAATCCAGGCGGGAAAAGAAGCTCTGGATCAATATGGGTTCGGCATGGCCTCGGTGCGGTTCATTTGCGGAACAAATGACATCCACAAAAAACTGGAAGGGCGCATATCGGAATTTCTTAAAATGGAAGACGCCATCTTGTACTCTTCCTGTTTCGATGCCAATACGGGACTTTTTGAAACTTTATTCGACGAAAAAGATGCCATCCTTAGTGATCGCCTGAATCATGCGAGCATTATTGACGGGACCCGATTGTGCAAAGCCATGCGGTTTCGTTACCAACACAGCGATCTGAACCACCTCGAAACCCAATTAAAACGCGCCTCAAAATACCGGTTACGCGTCATTGCCACCGATGGAGTGTTCAGCATGGATGGTGATGTTGCCCGTCTGAAAGAAATTTGTGACCTGGCAGACCAGTATGGTGCGATGGTCATGGTAGATGATTCGCATGCAACCGGTTTCTTCGGCCCGACTGGTAGGGGGAGCATTGATGAACAGGAGGTGATGGAGCGGGTGGATATTGTTACCTCTACTTTTGGAAAAGCGCTTGGTGGTTCTTCAGGAGGTTTCACAGCAGGTCGAAAAGAAATGATTGATTTATTGCGTCAGCGATCCCGCCCCTATTTATTCTCTAATTCGTTATCGCCGATTGTCGCGGCGGTCACGCATCGTGCTATTGATTTGATTGAAGAATCGCCTGAACTGATAGAAAAAATTCAACGCAATACGCTATATTTCAGAGATAAACTCAAACAAGAGGGCCTCACCGTGATGCCGGGGACCCATCCGATCGTTCCCCTCATGCTTGGGGATGCCAGACTGGCGCACACCATGGCAGAGGAATTGCTGAAAAATGGAATATACGTAATTGGATTCAGTTTTCCAGTGGTGCCCAAGGACAAAGCACGCATCCGTTTTCAAATTTCCGCAGCGCATGAAAAAACGGATATCGACTTTTTAGTTGAAGCAATAAAAAAGGTCCTACATATGCCCTCTGTATGA
- a CDS encoding Glu/Leu/Phe/Val dehydrogenase, with the protein MPTHYIDEFADEFGPEKIIHIYEPKSKLKAIVVIDNLSLGPSLGGCRMAPDVTTKEVFRLARAMTFKNALNGIPHGGGKSGIIADSKTENKETIIREFAQAIKDLRDYIPGPDMGTDETCMAYIHDEIRRAVGLPKVIGGIPLDELGMTGYGLAVSADVACEELNLPLSGARVVIQGYGNVGRAAAKFLAERDAKVIATCNSKGGIFNPNGLDLTRLNEYIENNHSVQNPDLGKPISNAELLEVESDIFIPAARPDVFNESNQGVLKTRLVLEGANIPITADAAKSIHDRGIAIVPDVIANSGGVICAATEYQRMAEAQAFERVKASISRNTAEVLKRIREKKQYPHDAAKEMARERLAQAMSYRGHM; encoded by the coding sequence TTGCCGACCCATTACATAGACGAGTTTGCGGACGAATTTGGACCCGAAAAAATAATCCATATTTATGAACCCAAATCAAAACTAAAAGCCATCGTTGTTATCGACAATCTGTCTTTGGGACCTTCCCTTGGGGGATGTCGGATGGCCCCCGATGTCACTACGAAAGAAGTGTTTCGGTTGGCACGCGCAATGACTTTTAAAAATGCATTGAACGGGATCCCGCATGGAGGTGGGAAATCCGGCATAATCGCTGACTCAAAAACCGAAAACAAAGAAACCATTATCCGTGAATTTGCCCAGGCGATTAAAGACTTAAGGGATTACATTCCAGGGCCAGACATGGGCACCGATGAAACGTGCATGGCCTATATTCATGATGAAATAAGACGCGCTGTCGGTTTACCCAAAGTAATCGGAGGAATTCCATTGGATGAACTGGGAATGACAGGATATGGCTTAGCGGTAAGTGCGGATGTAGCGTGCGAAGAACTCAATCTTCCGCTTTCTGGGGCGAGAGTCGTAATTCAGGGATACGGCAACGTTGGCAGGGCGGCTGCAAAGTTTCTTGCTGAACGGGATGCAAAAGTGATCGCGACTTGTAATTCCAAAGGAGGTATTTTTAACCCCAATGGTCTGGACCTTACCAGATTGAACGAATACATCGAAAACAATCACTCCGTCCAGAACCCGGACCTTGGCAAACCAATTTCCAATGCCGAATTACTGGAAGTTGAATCCGACATTTTTATTCCAGCGGCAAGACCAGATGTGTTTAATGAATCCAATCAGGGTGTCTTGAAAACGCGTTTGGTGTTGGAAGGTGCCAACATTCCGATCACCGCAGACGCCGCAAAATCGATTCACGATCGGGGAATTGCAATAGTTCCGGACGTTATCGCCAACAGCGGTGGGGTGATTTGCGCAGCAACCGAGTATCAGCGAATGGCAGAGGCCCAGGCCTTTGAAAGGGTAAAGGCTTCGATTAGTCGTAATACTGCTGAAGTTTTAAAACGGATTCGAGAAAAAAAACAATACCCACATGACGCCGCAAAAGAAATGGCCCGGGAACGATTGGCTCAGGCAATGTCATACAGAGGGCATATGTAG
- a CDS encoding pyruvate synthase — MIKTHKRVSDLHPEEIITPGTGLCAGCGGLEGLRLALKELGKDVVICNAAGCFTLLSVYPFTPLQGSWLYTTMGGPVPAAQGIRDALDVQLKKGKLPSQENLQVLVVAGDGSSNDIGLGPTSAALHRKLDFIYFCYDNEAYGNTGFQLSAASPFGSSTQTSPSTHEHPAGAEKMKKNLFDIWKAQDPTYIATVSPREPIDLSNKFAKAKTMSGPRMFICMSPCPTGWGFDPKDAHVIAKLAVDTGIFPIKEYFEGKVVHTKRPRKRLPVEKFLERQKRFSHLFYPERCEDVISQIQKNVDDYWSHFE; from the coding sequence ATGATTAAAACTCACAAGCGGGTTTCGGACCTTCATCCGGAAGAAATAATTACTCCAGGGACAGGCCTTTGCGCAGGATGTGGGGGATTGGAAGGGCTAAGGCTCGCGTTGAAGGAACTTGGCAAGGATGTGGTTATTTGTAATGCCGCAGGATGTTTTACTCTCCTCTCAGTGTATCCGTTCACTCCACTTCAAGGCTCCTGGTTGTACACCACGATGGGTGGCCCCGTTCCCGCGGCTCAAGGGATAAGAGACGCTTTGGATGTCCAGCTCAAAAAGGGGAAGCTGCCTTCTCAAGAAAACCTGCAGGTGCTGGTAGTAGCAGGTGATGGGTCTTCAAATGATATCGGGTTAGGGCCTACTTCTGCGGCTCTCCACCGTAAACTGGATTTTATTTACTTTTGCTATGACAACGAGGCCTATGGCAATACCGGATTTCAATTGTCCGCAGCATCTCCTTTTGGAAGCTCAACCCAAACATCCCCCAGTACGCATGAACATCCTGCAGGTGCAGAAAAAATGAAAAAGAACCTGTTCGATATCTGGAAGGCGCAGGATCCCACTTACATCGCAACCGTTTCCCCCAGGGAACCTATCGACTTGTCCAATAAGTTTGCCAAGGCCAAAACAATGTCCGGTCCCCGCATGTTTATATGTATGTCGCCTTGCCCCACAGGATGGGGGTTTGACCCCAAGGACGCTCATGTTATTGCCAAACTGGCGGTGGATACCGGAATCTTTCCAATAAAAGAATACTTTGAGGGGAAAGTGGTTCATACAAAGCGTCCTCGAAAACGATTGCCAGTTGAAAAGTTTCTTGAACGCCAGAAACGCTTTTCGCATTTATTTTATCCGGAGCGTTGTGAGGATGTAATTTCACAAATTCAGAAAAATGTAGACGACTACTGGAGCCATTTTGAATGA
- a CDS encoding pyruvate synthase, with product MNKHSKMMLTGNKAAAWGVRLAQVDYVPAFPITPQTEIVETLAQWFSDGTLTGKYTNMDSEHSMFMAAGAAAATGVRVFTASSSQGILHGMEALYTIAGWRVPLVMVNVSRALATPITLEPDHNDVMSTRDCGMVQLHAETCQEVLDFILIGHRIAEHPQVALPVLVNMDGFYLSFTREPVVLPEPSEVARFLPPYKSEQPVFKASQPMARASAVFGGATYSYFKIQQDLAVRQAETVFHEVSEEFAQYFGRNYGPVENFMMDDAEFVFVMSNSFATKGKAAVLELRKQGIKAGLLKLRLIRPFPTQAIADSLLGHHKVAVIDQNLSPGMGGILFPEIVTSLYSRINRPEKFLSVIGGLGGKDILKEDFFSIVEHLRSDKSEGPLFLYNDDDLKQFKKVSHIALAEKGGSES from the coding sequence ATGAATAAGCATTCAAAAATGATGTTGACCGGAAATAAAGCCGCCGCCTGGGGCGTACGCCTGGCCCAGGTAGACTACGTTCCTGCATTTCCCATTACACCTCAAACAGAAATTGTAGAAACTCTGGCCCAATGGTTTTCAGATGGAACCCTTACTGGAAAATATACCAATATGGATTCCGAACATTCCATGTTCATGGCAGCTGGAGCGGCAGCGGCAACAGGGGTTCGCGTATTTACTGCATCTTCCAGTCAGGGAATTCTTCATGGAATGGAAGCCTTGTATACCATCGCGGGCTGGCGGGTTCCGCTTGTAATGGTGAATGTTTCACGCGCACTGGCAACGCCGATAACGCTGGAGCCGGACCACAATGATGTCATGAGTACACGAGACTGTGGAATGGTTCAATTACATGCGGAAACCTGCCAGGAAGTACTCGATTTTATCCTGATAGGGCACCGTATTGCAGAACACCCTCAGGTTGCTTTACCGGTATTGGTCAATATGGATGGCTTTTATCTTTCCTTTACCCGGGAACCTGTCGTTTTACCCGAGCCATCGGAGGTCGCACGATTTCTCCCTCCTTATAAATCGGAACAACCCGTTTTCAAAGCCTCACAACCCATGGCACGAGCTTCTGCAGTGTTTGGTGGTGCAACTTACTCTTATTTTAAAATTCAACAGGACCTGGCGGTACGTCAGGCCGAAACCGTGTTTCACGAAGTTAGTGAAGAGTTTGCCCAATACTTCGGGCGCAACTATGGACCGGTGGAAAATTTCATGATGGATGACGCCGAGTTTGTTTTTGTTATGAGCAATTCGTTTGCCACCAAAGGTAAAGCTGCCGTGCTGGAACTTCGCAAACAGGGAATCAAGGCCGGCTTGTTGAAGTTACGCCTTATTCGCCCCTTTCCTACTCAAGCGATTGCCGATTCATTACTAGGCCATCACAAGGTTGCAGTGATTGACCAGAATCTTTCACCGGGTATGGGAGGCATACTTTTCCCGGAGATCGTAACTTCCTTGTATTCACGCATCAACCGTCCAGAAAAATTTCTTTCTGTTATCGGAGGGCTTGGCGGAAAAGATATCTTGAAAGAAGACTTTTTTTCCATTGTTGAACACTTGCGTTCCGATAAGTCCGAGGGACCCCTGTTTCTATATAACGATGATGATCTGAAGCAGTTTAAAAAAGTTTCTCATATTGCTCTGGCGGAGAAAGGTGGATCTGAATCATGA
- a CDS encoding 4Fe-4S dicluster domain-containing protein, translating into MIQVRFHGRGGQGIKTASQILGSAAFNSGFQAQDFPLYGAERRGAPIVAFTRISPTPILERGPISNPNLLLIGDETLLNDSQVAPLCGADESTIVFVNSTKSTEQIQKQFPFPAAPLILDLTDRCQNFLGKGHILSTALATAGARILGNIDLKDLLEAVKMELGQSLKPETLQKNLELTQDIFHSLSPCTIPEKPIKALASSPLIELKQTPVHEAAPIILAPGNMALRKTGNWRMQRPKIDYDHCNKCLICYARCPEGTIKIDEDGRPQIDYEHCKGCMICAQECPGHFIQTIRESEGAHE; encoded by the coding sequence ATGATCCAGGTAAGATTCCATGGACGTGGAGGACAGGGAATAAAAACGGCGAGCCAGATTCTTGGTAGTGCCGCTTTTAATTCCGGATTCCAGGCACAAGACTTTCCCCTGTATGGCGCAGAACGGCGCGGCGCTCCCATCGTCGCTTTCACCCGGATATCTCCAACCCCAATTCTGGAACGCGGTCCCATTTCCAATCCCAATCTCCTGTTAATTGGAGATGAAACTCTTTTAAACGATTCCCAGGTGGCACCTCTATGCGGAGCTGATGAGTCAACGATCGTTTTCGTCAATTCCACAAAGAGTACCGAACAGATACAAAAGCAATTCCCATTTCCTGCGGCCCCTCTGATATTGGATCTAACGGACCGGTGCCAGAATTTTCTCGGCAAAGGTCATATTTTAAGTACCGCTCTGGCAACTGCCGGAGCCCGGATTCTTGGAAATATTGATTTAAAAGATTTATTAGAGGCTGTAAAAATGGAATTGGGCCAAAGCCTCAAACCTGAAACGCTTCAGAAAAACCTGGAATTGACTCAGGATATTTTTCACTCCCTTTCTCCTTGCACCATCCCAGAAAAACCTATAAAAGCCCTGGCCTCAAGTCCTCTGATTGAATTAAAACAAACCCCTGTTCATGAAGCGGCCCCCATAATTTTAGCACCGGGAAATATGGCCTTGAGGAAAACTGGAAACTGGAGAATGCAACGACCCAAAATCGATTACGATCATTGCAACAAGTGCCTTATTTGTTATGCACGTTGCCCCGAGGGAACTATAAAAATTGATGAGGACGGACGCCCGCAGATTGACTATGAACATTGCAAGGGATGTATGATTTGTGCCCAGGAATGCCCCGGTCATTTTATCCAGACGATCAGAGAATCGGAGGGGGCTCATGAATAA
- the gltA gene encoding NADPH-dependent glutamate synthase produces the protein MSGSKQPRTPPLERDPGQRRHSFDEVNLGYTPAMAQLEASRCIQCKKPKCVLGCPVHVQIPDFIRLVSEGKFVEAAEKIKETNSLPGITGRVCPQEDQCEKHCVIGIKGEPLAIGQLERFVSDYARKITEGKPETLIHPTPTGKRVAIVGSGPAGLTAAGDLAKLGHEVVIFEALHQPGGVLFYGIPNFRLPKEIIEHELKYLEQLGIKIEVNYLIGNIKSLDELMSEDGFDAVFVGTGAGLPYFLGIPGENLNGVYSANEFLTRINLMHAWEFPEFDTPLHHHEVLAVIGGGNTALDAARTALRLPSTKRVIVLYRRSENEMPARSEEINHALAEGVEFQFLSSPLQIQGENGWVGQLLCQKMTLGEPDASGRRSPVPVPGSEFNLPVDAVIIALGNGVNPLIAKSTSDMKTDSQGHIELADETLNATSKPGVFAGGDIVTGAATVISAMGAGKKAAQGIHQFLMSSE, from the coding sequence ATGTCAGGTTCCAAACAACCACGAACACCCCCATTGGAACGGGATCCCGGGCAACGTCGGCACAGTTTTGATGAAGTAAACCTGGGCTACACACCAGCAATGGCTCAACTGGAAGCATCCCGGTGTATTCAGTGTAAAAAACCCAAATGCGTTTTGGGTTGCCCGGTCCATGTGCAAATTCCCGATTTTATCCGACTAGTAAGCGAAGGGAAATTTGTGGAAGCGGCAGAAAAAATAAAGGAAACCAATTCCCTGCCGGGTATCACCGGGCGGGTGTGCCCTCAGGAAGATCAATGTGAAAAACATTGCGTGATTGGAATTAAAGGAGAGCCTCTGGCCATCGGTCAGTTGGAACGGTTTGTTTCGGACTACGCACGGAAGATTACGGAAGGTAAGCCTGAAACACTCATTCACCCTACCCCAACCGGAAAACGGGTTGCGATTGTCGGATCGGGCCCTGCGGGACTTACTGCTGCCGGGGATCTGGCGAAACTTGGCCATGAGGTTGTTATTTTCGAAGCCTTACACCAACCGGGAGGGGTGTTGTTTTATGGAATCCCCAATTTTCGATTACCCAAGGAAATTATTGAACATGAATTGAAATATCTTGAACAGCTGGGAATCAAAATTGAGGTTAATTATTTAATCGGAAACATTAAATCTCTGGATGAGTTGATGTCAGAGGATGGGTTCGATGCAGTCTTCGTTGGCACTGGTGCAGGTCTTCCCTACTTTTTGGGAATTCCGGGAGAGAACTTAAATGGGGTGTACTCCGCCAATGAGTTTCTTACCCGAATCAATTTAATGCACGCCTGGGAATTTCCAGAATTCGATACCCCGCTCCACCATCATGAAGTACTGGCTGTGATTGGTGGAGGCAATACGGCACTTGATGCAGCGCGAACGGCATTGCGATTACCGTCAACCAAACGTGTCATCGTGTTATACCGTCGCTCTGAAAACGAAATGCCTGCCCGAAGCGAAGAAATAAACCATGCACTGGCCGAAGGGGTTGAGTTTCAGTTTTTATCAAGTCCTCTTCAAATCCAGGGGGAGAATGGGTGGGTTGGACAACTGCTTTGCCAGAAGATGACGCTGGGTGAACCGGATGCTTCCGGTCGACGTTCCCCTGTACCGGTGCCAGGAAGTGAATTTAATCTTCCAGTTGATGCAGTCATTATCGCATTAGGCAACGGGGTGAATCCTCTGATAGCTAAAAGTACTTCCGACATGAAAACCGATTCCCAGGGACACATAGAACTGGCTGACGAAACTCTGAATGCCACTTCAAAACCGGGTGTGTTTGCTGGAGGAGACATCGTGACAGGAGCGGCCACCGTTATTTCTGCAATGGGAGCCGGTAAAAAAGCCGCTCAAGGGATTCATCAGTTTCTCATGTCATCTGAATAG
- a CDS encoding sulfide/dihydroorotate dehydrogenase-like FAD/NAD-binding protein, whose translation MFEILNKSHEGSDNYRFDIQAPLIAKKARPGQFIILRLDEHGERIPLTLCDWNMTSGSITVFIHVVGKSSLQMASMDKGQSILDIVGPLGNPTKIDNFGRVVLVGGGTGIAAIHPIAKSLTKAGNHTISILGAKTQNHLVLLDEMKQVSSEVRLVTNDGSSGTKGFVTDELRSIMASHETIHRVIAVGPLVMMKAVADLTRSRQIKTLASMNPLMVDGTGMCGACRVTVGGEMKFACVDGPEFDAHEVDFDGVINRMKTYTMEEREASEHYQQEHGDLCRLSETPEIG comes from the coding sequence ATGTTTGAAATACTCAACAAATCTCATGAGGGATCCGACAATTATAGATTCGATATCCAGGCACCCCTGATTGCTAAAAAAGCACGGCCCGGACAATTCATAATTTTACGTCTGGATGAACACGGTGAACGGATTCCTCTTACCCTTTGTGACTGGAACATGACTTCCGGCTCAATCACGGTATTCATTCATGTTGTTGGAAAGTCCTCTCTCCAGATGGCTTCAATGGATAAGGGACAATCCATTCTTGATATCGTCGGTCCTTTGGGAAACCCTACGAAGATTGACAATTTTGGCCGGGTTGTTCTTGTAGGTGGCGGTACAGGGATTGCTGCCATCCACCCTATTGCAAAATCTCTTACCAAAGCCGGAAACCATACAATTTCTATTTTAGGTGCGAAAACTCAAAATCATCTGGTCCTGCTTGATGAGATGAAACAGGTTTCCTCGGAAGTACGACTGGTAACCAATGACGGTAGTTCTGGAACCAAAGGATTTGTCACTGATGAGTTGCGCTCGATCATGGCCAGTCATGAGACGATTCATCGAGTGATTGCCGTTGGACCGCTTGTCATGATGAAAGCTGTCGCCGATTTGACCCGGTCCCGCCAAATTAAAACGCTTGCCAGTATGAACCCCCTTATGGTCGATGGTACCGGGATGTGTGGAGCGTGCCGAGTAACGGTCGGAGGGGAAATGAAATTTGCATGCGTGGATGGTCCTGAGTTCGATGCGCATGAAGTTGACTTTGATGGGGTAATCAACCGAATGAAAACGTATACCATGGAGGAACGTGAAGCCAGCGAGCATTACCAGCAGGAGCATGGTGACCTTTGCAGGCTTTCTGAAACTCCGGAAATTGGATAA
- a CDS encoding GTPase: MNSPARKNIVIMGAAGRDFHTFNVRFRDNPGYKVVAFTATQIPGIEKKIYPASLAGSLYPDGIPIRPESELTEIIKQEKVNSVVFAYSDVSHAYVMDKASRILAAGADFCLFGPADSMIASCKPIVSVCAVRTGCGKSQTSRKIARILRDKGKRVAVVRHAMPYGNLQKQTVQKYSEKSDLKKHDCTIEEMEEYEPYIDLGLTVFAGVDYEKILREAEQEADIIIWDGGNNDFSFYQPDLEIVVVDPHRVGDELAYFPGEVNLLRAQVIIINKIDSARREDLQQLRKNIKEANPTAVLIEANSSLLVDRPELIQGARVLVIEDGPTLTHGGMKYGAGTLAAQRYGASEIIDPRPWLQGSLKTTFETYPETGPLLPAMGYDQQQRSDLESTINAVPCDLVIIGTPIDLGRVINIQKPSVRVNYDLEEIGQPDLETILEPFTTSK, encoded by the coding sequence ATGAATTCTCCTGCAAGAAAAAACATAGTCATTATGGGGGCGGCTGGGAGGGATTTTCATACCTTTAACGTCCGCTTCCGTGACAACCCTGGATATAAGGTTGTTGCCTTCACGGCAACTCAGATACCGGGTATAGAAAAAAAGATTTACCCCGCAAGTCTTGCAGGTTCTCTCTATCCTGATGGAATCCCCATTAGACCTGAAAGCGAATTAACGGAAATCATAAAACAGGAAAAGGTGAATAGTGTGGTTTTTGCCTACAGCGATGTTTCGCATGCTTATGTAATGGATAAAGCATCCCGCATACTGGCAGCTGGCGCAGACTTTTGCCTGTTTGGGCCTGCAGATTCCATGATCGCCTCTTGCAAACCCATTGTCTCGGTCTGTGCGGTAAGGACTGGATGTGGCAAATCCCAAACCTCACGAAAAATTGCCCGGATCCTGCGAGACAAGGGAAAACGTGTTGCTGTCGTGCGACATGCCATGCCATATGGAAATCTACAGAAACAAACGGTGCAAAAATATTCTGAAAAATCAGATTTAAAAAAACACGATTGTACTATTGAGGAAATGGAAGAGTACGAACCTTATATTGACCTGGGCTTGACCGTTTTCGCTGGTGTGGATTATGAAAAAATACTGCGCGAAGCTGAACAGGAGGCAGATATCATCATCTGGGATGGGGGTAATAACGACTTCTCCTTTTATCAACCTGATCTCGAAATTGTAGTGGTTGACCCCCATCGTGTTGGGGATGAACTGGCTTATTTTCCCGGTGAAGTTAACCTGCTCAGGGCGCAGGTCATCATTATCAATAAAATTGATTCGGCTCGGCGGGAAGATCTCCAGCAACTCCGGAAGAACATTAAGGAAGCAAACCCGACTGCAGTCCTGATAGAGGCGAATTCCTCGCTGTTGGTAGACCGACCGGAATTGATCCAGGGTGCGCGTGTGTTGGTCATTGAAGATGGGCCTACGTTAACCCACGGCGGTATGAAATATGGTGCCGGAACCCTGGCCGCACAACGGTATGGAGCCAGTGAAATCATTGACCCACGTCCCTGGTTGCAAGGGAGTTTAAAAACAACATTTGAAACTTATCCGGAGACAGGCCCGCTTCTACCTGCAATGGGATATGATCAGCAACAACGTTCCGATCTGGAATCGACGATCAATGCTGTGCCCTGTGATTTAGTGATCATCGGAACGCCCATCGACCTAGGCAGGGTTATCAATATACAAAAACCCTCAGTAAGAGTTAATTACGATCTCGAAGAAATTGGACAGCCCGACTTGGAAACCATACTGGAGCCATTTACCACTAGTAAATAG
- a CDS encoding carbamate kinase: MSPSSPRPGLLISLGGNALNVPDSPHPHQKEEFIVARKSLEGVVTLLERGYEKIVLCHGNGPQVGQIFMQQELTRHEFPRQVTLDVCVADSQGRIGYIIQNVLDNLCRERGVDRKAFAVITQVEVANNDPAFTHPLKPIGLFYSQEEAEKLKKENDWQMVEDSGRGYRRVVPSPQPLGLVEEEFFKTILDQGYILIGGGGGGIPVIRQVDGQFYGVEGVIDKDHTSALMATKLGLDILVILTSVEHVFLDFKSPSRKAISRTTRVEMENWLKHGEFAEGSMKPKVEAALKFLDQGGQKVIIAHLFHLVPALEGKTGTHIRG; the protein is encoded by the coding sequence GTGAGTCCATCATCTCCACGGCCGGGTTTGTTGATTTCCCTGGGAGGGAACGCCCTGAACGTTCCCGATTCACCTCACCCCCATCAAAAAGAAGAATTCATTGTTGCCAGAAAAAGTTTGGAAGGGGTAGTCACTCTTTTAGAGCGTGGATACGAGAAAATTGTATTGTGTCACGGTAACGGACCGCAAGTGGGCCAAATTTTTATGCAACAGGAATTGACCCGGCACGAATTCCCCCGCCAGGTCACTCTGGATGTTTGTGTCGCTGATAGTCAGGGACGCATTGGATATATTATCCAGAATGTACTGGACAATCTGTGCAGAGAACGCGGAGTGGATAGAAAAGCCTTTGCTGTGATCACGCAAGTGGAAGTCGCCAATAACGATCCCGCATTTACCCATCCCCTTAAACCAATCGGTTTGTTTTATTCTCAGGAAGAAGCCGAAAAATTGAAAAAAGAAAACGATTGGCAAATGGTTGAAGACTCGGGAAGAGGCTATCGTCGTGTGGTGCCTTCTCCCCAGCCCTTAGGCCTGGTTGAAGAGGAATTCTTTAAGACGATTCTGGATCAGGGGTATATCCTGATTGGTGGTGGGGGTGGGGGCATTCCGGTAATCCGTCAAGTAGATGGACAGTTTTATGGGGTTGAAGGAGTCATTGACAAAGATCACACAAGCGCGTTGATGGCAACAAAGTTGGGGCTTGATATTCTGGTTATTTTGACTTCGGTCGAACATGTTTTTCTTGATTTTAAATCCCCTTCCAGAAAAGCTATTTCCAGAACGACCCGGGTTGAAATGGAAAACTGGTTGAAACATGGAGAATTTGCAGAAGGAAGCATGAAACCAAAAGTCGAAGCTGCACTAAAATTTCTGGACCAGGGAGGCCAGAAAGTCATTATTGCCCATTTGTTCCATCTGGTTCCTGCACTGGAGGGTAAAACCGGTACTCATATCAGGGGATAA
- a CDS encoding DUF1566 domain-containing protein — protein MSLRKAGSMKYFSIPAIAVLLSFQTVNISYSDETMDCTPSAPYEAPPYVEPRPESKAPSKLVDNRNGTITDPESGLIWTQKDSYADLNKCLTWPEAVQYVENLNTAGFSDWRLPTIKELLTIYDTSREGVLAWDKNPEYPLALDDKFSDGAAYWYWSNECGKTKLSECCAKSLYFVKGHINLRHFDLCNNGGVRAVRDLKK, from the coding sequence ATGAGTCTCCGTAAAGCAGGTTCCATGAAATATTTTTCTATTCCGGCGATTGCGGTGTTGCTATCTTTTCAGACCGTCAACATCTCTTATTCAGACGAAACTATGGATTGCACTCCATCCGCCCCATATGAAGCTCCCCCATACGTCGAACCACGGCCTGAATCCAAAGCCCCATCAAAATTGGTCGATAATAGAAACGGAACCATTACAGACCCGGAGTCCGGATTAATTTGGACCCAAAAGGACAGCTATGCGGACCTCAACAAATGTCTCACCTGGCCTGAGGCAGTCCAGTATGTTGAAAATTTGAATACGGCGGGATTTTCTGACTGGCGTCTGCCAACCATCAAGGAATTACTAACCATATATGATACCTCTCGCGAGGGTGTTTTAGCCTGGGATAAAAATCCCGAGTACCCACTGGCATTGGATGATAAATTTTCAGATGGCGCCGCTTACTGGTACTGGAGCAATGAATGTGGAAAGACAAAGCTATCGGAATGCTGCGCCAAGTCCCTTTATTTTGTAAAAGGACACATTAACTTACGTCATTTTGATCTATGTAATAATGGCGGAGTCCGTGCGGTAAGAGACTTAAAGAAATAA